A region from the Hylaeus volcanicus isolate JK05 chromosome 6, UHH_iyHylVolc1.0_haploid, whole genome shotgun sequence genome encodes:
- the LOC128877782 gene encoding condensin-2 complex subunit G2-like isoform X2 → MLQQRGFMRDKVLFRILKSKGATASSICDKLNHNVKNIVVLSEDELCELWKHTKAILLEAQKLCTQSSENKNKHVKEYNLMIKLIRTITVMALETIVRRTFIPSILLQNIMLLHSIVLPSIKDKQAKNEISYLLEKWWKLDMAWKEKVIINAVKYLIKGCKSSLQHIKRLYDIRFTLKLLKSIEDVQELLKLVREKSVMTLEEGQKLMLYLLTLGEQHILGIHNNVKVVLQDIGRNDIILYADLYTTGWLNASAKLKKFIAENCLRDIIFHCFRAHRNPAGRGELGKNLLSLLTAIHESKNQAVRLMIHNQCKPLLWEHLKAPGSYIRCNAVEILFVTNSIHYPYTAKSRNTVYLQKYYNTITDLLKDPNYQVCNVTMNGLFQMLEKHWSCVPKNIIRDWLSILLNYTKCSSSPETRANVFIGLKKILIKDRSHRIVRDFLPNFAQSIYDEDKSVLEALIELLWHAQNQLGMPFWDIVPLTYILDRLETTEDTILLVELIKLLWKRISLDDIDNRKITEEIVYIGRNNIKAIRRFCLHSKFIINWNVSVKLIKTILPMIKEEMECLPSTKILQSTRSKKAKLNNDENNCIDENVNEVESDPNSYRDVQIYIDVIAMLLVANLKTIDEENFTMEEIEVLQLIANILPQFFTYFKETPVNDSVIFLFSLIPPKFFLNRSEILEMLEQQLYDPVISDDTIFTVIYVLLKWNKGQAVLFALTNLFMESLNINIQINEGTCNDSDVFKINERGLELSLRILKHLLHDEYRSVVMNKYHQDVLKFWESLHKWRTFIHKELENDYNINNVISKDLVVRFFNEYISMVSMLDKEDVFDASEYITEMLLWITKEIVPHIDVDTDSHQICIDLMKCTFHMLNLLLKECNSTPKLCCDIVLLYCKCLTMARGVIFLNDAFDASMKLLDFSKMAYENQEPNLLKVIVPNFVCTVMVTLTKCDENILAKQTNIDTLSALVIIHKMVKSSDKTLINKLKNITLSLKTHNHEWSYDTPFDRSMEDAINIIVDTILQE, encoded by the exons atgtTGCAACAACGTGGATTCATGAGAGATAAAGTAttgtttcgtattttaaaaagcaaaGGTGCAACTGCTAGCAGCATATGTGATAAActg aatcatAATGTGAAAAACATTGTGGTATTATCAGAAGATGAACTTTGTGAGCTATGGAAACATACGAAAGCCATACTATTGGAAGCTCAAAAATTATGTACGCAATCatcagaaaacaaaaataaacatgtgAAA GAATATAACCTTATGATTAAATTGATTCGTACTATAACTGTAATGGCgcttgaaacaattgtaagACGAACATTTATACCAAGTATTTTGTTGCaaaatattatgttattaCATTCCATTGTATTACCAAGTATAAAGGACAAACAG gctaaaaatgaaatatcctACCTATTGGAAAAATGGTGGAAATTAGATATGGCATGGAAGGAAAAAGTGATAATTAATGCAGTGAAATATCTCATTAAAGGTTGCAAATCTTCATtg CAACACATAAAACGTTTGTATGACATAAGATTCACACTCAAGTTATTGAAATCTATAGAAGATGTACAAGAATTACTTAAACTTGTTCGTGAGAAATCTGTGATGACACTTGAAGAAGGTCAGAAGCTAATGTTATATTTACTTACGCTTGGGGAGCAACATATATTG GGGATACATAACAATGTGAAGGTAGTATTACAGGATATAGGACGCAACGACATTATTTTGTATGCAGACTTGTATACAACAGGATGGTTAAATGCATCTGCaaagttgaaaaaattcattgctgAAAATTGTCTAAGggatattattttccattgtttCCGTGCACATAGAAATCCAGCAGGAAGAGGAGAGCTTGGTAAAAATCTGCTTTCATTACTTACTGCCATTCACGAGAGCAAAAATCAAGCAGTAAGACTAATGATTCACAATCAATGTAAACCTTTACTTTGGGAACACTTGAAG GCTCCTGGTTCTTACATTAGATGTAATGCAgtagaaattctttttgtgACAAACTCTATACACTATCCATATACTGCAAAAAGTAGAAACACGGTTTACCTTCAAAAGTATTATAACACAATAACTGATCTCTTGAAAGATCCTAATTATCAAGTGTGCAATGTTACCATGAAT GGTCTTTTTCAAATGTTAGAAAAACATTGGAGCTGTGTTCCAAAGAATATTATTCGCGATTGGTTATCTATATTactaaattatacaaaatgttCGAGTAGCCCAGAAACGAGAGCAAACGTTTTCATTGgcttgaagaaaatattaattaaggACCGATCTCACAGAATAGTTAGGGATTTTCTACCAAATTTTGCACAAAGTATTTATGATGAAGATAAATCTGTATTAGAAGCCCTAATCGAACTCCTATGGCATGCACAAAATCAACTTGGAATGCCTTTCTGGGATATTGTACCACTGACGTACATTCTCGATCGTTTAGAG actACCGAAGACACTATTTTGTTAGtggaattaataaaacttcttTGGAAGCGTATTTCTTTAGACGATATAGACAATCGTAAAATAACAGAAGAAATTGTCTACATaggaagaaataatataaaggcAATTAGGAGATTTTGTCTTcattctaaatttattataaactgGAATGTATCTGTAAAGCTTATCAAAACCATTTTACCTATGATAAAAGAGGAAATGGAATGTTTGCCTTCCACGAAAATATTACAGAGTACACGTAGCAAGAAAGCTAAACTGAATAAtgacgaaaataattgcaTAGATG aaaatgtGAACGAAGTGGAGAGTGATCCCAATAGTTACAGAGATgttcaaatatatattgacGTTATTGCTATGCTTTTAGTAGCAAATCTAAAGACCATAGATGAAGAAAATTTCACTATGGAAGAGATAGAagttttacaattaattgcCAATATTCTGCCACaatttttcacatattttaag GAAACTCCGGTAAACGATTcagtgatatttttattttctttgataccGCCAAAGTTTTTTCTCAATAGAAGTGAAATTTTAGAGATGTTAGAACAACAATTGTATGATCCCGTTATCTCtgatgatacaatttttacagttATATATGTTCTTCTAAAGTGGAATAAAGGACAAGCGGTTTTATTTGCACTAACAAATCTTTTCATGGagtctttaaatattaatatacaaattaatgaG GGCACTTGTAATGACTCAGATGTCttcaaaattaacgaaagGGGATTAGAGTTAAGTCTTcgtattttaaaacatttactgCATGATGAATATCGATCAGTCgtaatgaataaatatcatCAAGATGTACTCAAATTTTGGGAGAGTTTACATAAATGGAGAACTTTCATACATAAAGAACTAGAGAACGActacaatataaataacgtAATATCCAAAGATTTAGTTGTGaggttttttaatgaatacatATCAATGGTCTCCATGCTGGATAAGGAAGACGTGTTCGATGCTTCCGAATATATTACGGAAATGTTGCTGTGGattacaaa GGAAATAGTACCACACATAGATGTGGATACTGACAGTCATCAAATTTGTATagatttaatgaaatgtactTTTCATATGTTAAATTTGCTGCTAAAGGAATGCAATAGTACTCCAAAGTTATGTTGTGatattgtacttttatattgtaaatgtCTAACTATGGCAAGaggtgtaatttttttaaatgatgcGTTTGATGCATCAATGAAGTTGTTAGATTTTAGCAAAATGGCTTATGAAAACCAAGAAccaaatttgttaaaagttaTTGTTCCAAATTTTGTATGCACTGTAATGGTTACTTTAACCAAGTGCGACGAAAATATCCTGGccaaacaaacaaat ATCGACACGCTTTCGGCTCTagtaataattcataaaatggTTAAGTCATCTGATAAGACACTTATCAATAAACTTAAAAACATAACGTTATCATTGAAAACACACAACCACGAATGGTCTTACGACACTCCCTTTGACAg ATCTATGGAAGATGCAATAAACATAATCGTAGATACCATATTGCAGGAATAA
- the LOC128877782 gene encoding condensin-2 complex subunit G2-like isoform X1: MLQQRGFMRDKVLFRILKSKGATASSICDKLNHNVKNIVVLSEDELCELWKHTKAILLEAQKLCTQSSENKNKHVKEYNLMIKLIRTITVMALETIVRRTFIPSILLQNIMLLHSIVLPSIKDKQAKNEISYLLEKWWKLDMAWKEKVIINAVKYLIKGCKSSLQHIKRLYDIRFTLKLLKSIEDVQELLKLVREKSVMTLEEGQKLMLYLLTLGEQHILGIHNNVKVVLQDIGRNDIILYADLYTTGWLNASAKLKKFIAENCLRDIIFHCFRAHRNPAGRGELGKNLLSLLTAIHESKNQAVRLMIHNQCKPLLWEHLKAPGSYIRCNAVEILFVTNSIHYPYTAKSRNTVYLQKYYNTITDLLKDPNYQVCNVTMNGLFQMLEKHWSCVPKNIIRDWLSILLNYTKCSSSPETRANVFIGLKKILIKDRSHRIVRDFLPNFAQSIYDEDKSVLEALIELLWHAQNQLGMPFWDIVPLTYILDRLETTEDTILLVELIKLLWKRISLDDIDNRKITEEIVYIGRNNIKAIRRFCLHSKFIINWNVSVKLIKTILPMIKEEMECLPSTKILQSTRSKKAKLNNDENNCIDENVNEVESDPNSYRDVQIYIDVIAMLLVANLKTIDEENFTMEEIEVLQLIANILPQFFTYFKETPVNDSVIFLFSLIPPKFFLNRSEILEMLEQQLYDPVISDDTIFTVIYVLLKWNKGQAVLFALTNLFMESLNINIQINEGTCNDSDVFKINERGLELSLRILKHLLHDEYRSVVMNKYHQDVLKFWESLHKWRTFIHKELENDYNINNVISKDLVVRFFNEYISMVSMLDKEDVFDASEYITEMLLWITKEIVPHIDVDTDSHQICIDLMKCTFHMLNLLLKECNSTPKLCCDIVLLYCKCLTMARGVIFLNDAFDASMKLLDFSKMAYENQEPNLLKVIVPNFVCTVMVTLTKCDENILAKQTNNLRILHELTQKYFTVVKSTFNDQRMCLPYITFMLNTAISSISINMTSTLQNKPITKENILITNFPYLATKILKIIFITKKYQPLSVQVLTKTITNYTKIDTLSALVIIHKMVKSSDKTLINKLKNITLSLKTHNHEWSYDTPFDRSMEDAINIIVDTILQE, translated from the exons atgtTGCAACAACGTGGATTCATGAGAGATAAAGTAttgtttcgtattttaaaaagcaaaGGTGCAACTGCTAGCAGCATATGTGATAAActg aatcatAATGTGAAAAACATTGTGGTATTATCAGAAGATGAACTTTGTGAGCTATGGAAACATACGAAAGCCATACTATTGGAAGCTCAAAAATTATGTACGCAATCatcagaaaacaaaaataaacatgtgAAA GAATATAACCTTATGATTAAATTGATTCGTACTATAACTGTAATGGCgcttgaaacaattgtaagACGAACATTTATACCAAGTATTTTGTTGCaaaatattatgttattaCATTCCATTGTATTACCAAGTATAAAGGACAAACAG gctaaaaatgaaatatcctACCTATTGGAAAAATGGTGGAAATTAGATATGGCATGGAAGGAAAAAGTGATAATTAATGCAGTGAAATATCTCATTAAAGGTTGCAAATCTTCATtg CAACACATAAAACGTTTGTATGACATAAGATTCACACTCAAGTTATTGAAATCTATAGAAGATGTACAAGAATTACTTAAACTTGTTCGTGAGAAATCTGTGATGACACTTGAAGAAGGTCAGAAGCTAATGTTATATTTACTTACGCTTGGGGAGCAACATATATTG GGGATACATAACAATGTGAAGGTAGTATTACAGGATATAGGACGCAACGACATTATTTTGTATGCAGACTTGTATACAACAGGATGGTTAAATGCATCTGCaaagttgaaaaaattcattgctgAAAATTGTCTAAGggatattattttccattgtttCCGTGCACATAGAAATCCAGCAGGAAGAGGAGAGCTTGGTAAAAATCTGCTTTCATTACTTACTGCCATTCACGAGAGCAAAAATCAAGCAGTAAGACTAATGATTCACAATCAATGTAAACCTTTACTTTGGGAACACTTGAAG GCTCCTGGTTCTTACATTAGATGTAATGCAgtagaaattctttttgtgACAAACTCTATACACTATCCATATACTGCAAAAAGTAGAAACACGGTTTACCTTCAAAAGTATTATAACACAATAACTGATCTCTTGAAAGATCCTAATTATCAAGTGTGCAATGTTACCATGAAT GGTCTTTTTCAAATGTTAGAAAAACATTGGAGCTGTGTTCCAAAGAATATTATTCGCGATTGGTTATCTATATTactaaattatacaaaatgttCGAGTAGCCCAGAAACGAGAGCAAACGTTTTCATTGgcttgaagaaaatattaattaaggACCGATCTCACAGAATAGTTAGGGATTTTCTACCAAATTTTGCACAAAGTATTTATGATGAAGATAAATCTGTATTAGAAGCCCTAATCGAACTCCTATGGCATGCACAAAATCAACTTGGAATGCCTTTCTGGGATATTGTACCACTGACGTACATTCTCGATCGTTTAGAG actACCGAAGACACTATTTTGTTAGtggaattaataaaacttcttTGGAAGCGTATTTCTTTAGACGATATAGACAATCGTAAAATAACAGAAGAAATTGTCTACATaggaagaaataatataaaggcAATTAGGAGATTTTGTCTTcattctaaatttattataaactgGAATGTATCTGTAAAGCTTATCAAAACCATTTTACCTATGATAAAAGAGGAAATGGAATGTTTGCCTTCCACGAAAATATTACAGAGTACACGTAGCAAGAAAGCTAAACTGAATAAtgacgaaaataattgcaTAGATG aaaatgtGAACGAAGTGGAGAGTGATCCCAATAGTTACAGAGATgttcaaatatatattgacGTTATTGCTATGCTTTTAGTAGCAAATCTAAAGACCATAGATGAAGAAAATTTCACTATGGAAGAGATAGAagttttacaattaattgcCAATATTCTGCCACaatttttcacatattttaag GAAACTCCGGTAAACGATTcagtgatatttttattttctttgataccGCCAAAGTTTTTTCTCAATAGAAGTGAAATTTTAGAGATGTTAGAACAACAATTGTATGATCCCGTTATCTCtgatgatacaatttttacagttATATATGTTCTTCTAAAGTGGAATAAAGGACAAGCGGTTTTATTTGCACTAACAAATCTTTTCATGGagtctttaaatattaatatacaaattaatgaG GGCACTTGTAATGACTCAGATGTCttcaaaattaacgaaagGGGATTAGAGTTAAGTCTTcgtattttaaaacatttactgCATGATGAATATCGATCAGTCgtaatgaataaatatcatCAAGATGTACTCAAATTTTGGGAGAGTTTACATAAATGGAGAACTTTCATACATAAAGAACTAGAGAACGActacaatataaataacgtAATATCCAAAGATTTAGTTGTGaggttttttaatgaatacatATCAATGGTCTCCATGCTGGATAAGGAAGACGTGTTCGATGCTTCCGAATATATTACGGAAATGTTGCTGTGGattacaaa GGAAATAGTACCACACATAGATGTGGATACTGACAGTCATCAAATTTGTATagatttaatgaaatgtactTTTCATATGTTAAATTTGCTGCTAAAGGAATGCAATAGTACTCCAAAGTTATGTTGTGatattgtacttttatattgtaaatgtCTAACTATGGCAAGaggtgtaatttttttaaatgatgcGTTTGATGCATCAATGAAGTTGTTAGATTTTAGCAAAATGGCTTATGAAAACCAAGAAccaaatttgttaaaagttaTTGTTCCAAATTTTGTATGCACTGTAATGGTTACTTTAACCAAGTGCGACGAAAATATCCTGGccaaacaaacaaat AATTTAAGAATACTGCATGAATtgacacaaaaatattttactgttGTTAAGAGCACTTTTAATGACCAGAGAATGTGTCTCCCATATATAACTTTTATGCTTAACACTGCAATAAGCAGTATAAGCATAAACATGACTAGTACACTCCAAAACAAACCTATTacgaaggaaaatattttaataacaaatttccCATACTTAGCAACGAAGatattgaaaatcattttcattacaaaaaaataccaACCATTGAGTGTTCAGGtgttaacaaaaacaataacaaattatacaaaa ATCGACACGCTTTCGGCTCTagtaataattcataaaatggTTAAGTCATCTGATAAGACACTTATCAATAAACTTAAAAACATAACGTTATCATTGAAAACACACAACCACGAATGGTCTTACGACACTCCCTTTGACAg ATCTATGGAAGATGCAATAAACATAATCGTAGATACCATATTGCAGGAATAA